Proteins from one Microtus pennsylvanicus isolate mMicPen1 chromosome 7, mMicPen1.hap1, whole genome shotgun sequence genomic window:
- the LOC142854119 gene encoding patr class I histocompatibility antigen, A-126 alpha chain-like, producing the protein MQGHRAPLVGSHSLHYFSTAFYNPGYGKSRIRIVGYVDNIQILSFDSDNKSQRVEPRVPFMAQDPEHLEELTLFTRRFLLIGRIDLRTLFGFRSQSENGSHTIQDICGCDIGPDHRLLRGYKQIAYDTQDYISLTEDLCSWIAVDTEEAQITRRKWETAGFARPWKSFLEGRCVTWLLKYLDKGKEILQRADPPKTNVTHHPRPEGGATLKCWALGFYPADITLTWQRDEEDLTQDMELIETRPAGDGTFQKWAAVAVPSGEEQRYTCHVLHEGLPEPLVLKWEPPPSPTTPIMGIIAGLILLGVLVAGAVAAIVMRKSTVGSHSVPQAGLNLTM; encoded by the exons ATGCAGGGTCACCGCGCGCCACTCGTAGGCTCACACTCCCTGCATTATTTCTCCACCGCCTTCTACAATCCTGGCTACGGCAAATCTCGGATCAGGATCGTCGGCTACGTGGACAACATACAGATCTTGAGTTTTGACAGTGACAATAAGAGTCAGCGAGTGGAACCGCGGGTGCCATTTATGGCGCAGGATCCCGAACATTTAGAGGAGCTGACGCTTTTCACCAGGCGCTTCTTATTAATTGGCCGAATCGACCTGAGGACCCTGTTCGGCTTCCGTAGCCAGAGCGAGAATG GGTCTCACACTATCCAGGACATTTGCGGCTGCGACATAGGGCCAGACCACCGCCTCCTCCGTGGGTATAAGCAGATCGCTTATGATACCCAGGATTACATCTCTCTGACTGAGGACCTGTGCTCGTGGATAGCAGTGGATACCGAGGAGGCTCAAATCACCAGGCGCAAGTGGGAGACTGCTGGGTTTGCAAGGCCATGGAAATCTTTCTTGGAAGGAAGGTGTGTGACGTGGCTCCTTAAATACCTGGATAAAGGGAAGGAGATTCTGCAGCGTGCAG ATCCTCCAAAAACAAATGTGACTCATCACCCCAGACCTGAAGGAGGGGCCACCCTGAAGTGCTGGGCCCTGGGCTTCTACCCTGCAGACATCACCCTGACCTGGCAGAGGGATGAGGAGGACCTGACGCAGGACATGGAACTTATTGAGACCAGACCTGCAGGGgatggaaccttccagaagtgGGCAGCTGTGGCGGTGCCTtcaggagaggagcagagataCACATGCCATGTGCTGCATGAGGGGCTGCCTGAGCCCCTCGTCCTGAAATGGG AgcctcctccatctcccaccaCCCCCATCATGGGGATCATTGCTGGGCTGATTCTCCTTGGAGTGTTGGTCGCTGGAGCTGTGGCTGCCATTGTGATGCGGAAGAGTACAG tagGTTCTCACTCGGtaccccaggctggtctgaaTCTCACCATGTAA
- the LOC142853560 gene encoding class I histocompatibility antigen, Gogo-B*0101 alpha chain-like gives MGAAEQLPILLLLSVLALTQTETQASAGSHSLRYFVTTTSGPGVREPRVIIVGYVDNIEFMSFDSDAESPRTEPRGSWVKRMGQKFWEEEVKYAESYAQRARENLRLALSVYNHSSNDSHTIQCLIGCEIGPDGRLIRGEYAHAYDGNDYLSLNEDLHSWTAGDTSAQIAADKWKADGVAGRIRAILEGRCVETLLRHLEIGKKTLQRTDPPKAHVTHHLRLEGDVTLRCWALGFYPAEITLTWQRDGEDQIQDMELVDTRPAGDGTFQKWAAVVVPSGDEERYTCLVHHEGLPEPLILRWEPSFWPKIGMTVGVVLLGVVIAGAVAAVVTMRKSKGRDWCLKVSSPLSRSPRWK, from the exons ATGGGGGCTGCAGAGCAGCTTCCCATTCTCCTGCTGCTTTCAGTCCTGGCTCTAACCCAGACCGAGACCCAGGCCAGCGCGG GTTCGCACTCGCTGCGCTATTTTGTTACCACGACGTCCGGTCCCGGGGTCCGGGAGCCCCGAGTCATCATCGTTGGCTACGTGGACAACATCGAGTTCATGAGCTTCGACAGCGACGCGGAGAGTCCGAGGACAGAGCCCCGGGGGTCGTGGGTAAAACGAATGGGTCAGAAGTTTTGGGAAGAGGAGGTAAAATATGCCGAGAGTTATGCACAGAGGGCCCGAGAAAACCTGCGGTTGGCATTGAGCGTCTACAACCACAGCAGTAACG ATTCTCACACCATCCAGTGTTTAATTGGCTGCGAAATTGGACCGGACGGGCGGCTCATCCGAGGCGAATATGCGCACGCTTATGACGGCAACGATTACCTTAGCCTGAACGAGGATCTGCACTCCTGGACCGCTGGCGACACCTCGGCTCAGATCGCTGCCGATAAGTGGAAAGCTGATGGTGTAGCAGGACGCATCAGAGCCATTCTGGAGGGGAGATGTGTAGAGACACTCCTCAGACATCTGGAGATAGGGAAGAAGACACTGCAGAGAACAG ATCCCCCGAAGGCACATGTAACCCATCATCTAAGACTTGAAGGGGATGTCACCCTGAGGTGCTGGGCCCTGGGCTTCTATCCAGCTGAGATCACCCTAACCTGGCAACGTGATGGAGAGGACCAGATCCAGGACATGGAGCTAGTGGACACCAGGCCTGCAGGGgatggaaccttccagaagtgGGCAGCCGTGGTGGTGCCTTCTGGGGACGAAGAGAGATACACCTGCCTTGTGCATCATGAGGGGCTTCCCGAGCCCCTCATCCTGAGATGGG AGCCATCTTTTTGGCCCAAGATTGGAATGACTGTTGGTGTGGTTCTCCTCGGAGTTGTGATCGCTGGAGCTGTGGCTGCCGTTGTGACAATGAGGAAAAGTAAGGGAAGAGATTGGTGTCTGAAGGTTTCGTCTCCATTGAGTCGAAGCCCTAGGTGGAAATGA